The proteins below are encoded in one region of Saccopteryx leptura isolate mSacLep1 chromosome 1, mSacLep1_pri_phased_curated, whole genome shotgun sequence:
- the LOC136397611 gene encoding trehalase-like, which yields MTEGTWELCLLLLLGLGLGSQEALPPPCESQIYCFGELLHQVQMAKLYKDDKQFVDMPLSSAPDQVLQRFNKLANTHNHSIPQQQLQAFLQEHFRTVGQELEPWAPEDWKDSPRFLQKISDSKLRAWAGQLHQLWRKLGKKVKPEVLQHPDRFSLIYSQHPFIVPGGRFLEFYYWDSYWVMEGLLLSEMAQTVKGMLQNFLDLVQIYGHVPNGARVYYLQRSQPPLLTLMMDRYVTHTNDTAFLRDNIGTLALELAFWTENKNISVSLWGKSYVLNRYYVPYGGPRPESYSKDAELANTVPEGGREALLAELKAGAESGWDFSSRWFIGGLNPDLLSSIRTSKFVPVDLNAFLCQAEELMSKFYTSLGNDAQATKYRNLREQRLAAMKAILWDEEKGAWFDYDLENGKKNQEFYPSNLTPLWAGCFSDPAVLDKALKYLEDNQILTYQHGIPTSLRNTGQQWDFPNAWAPLQDLVIRGLAKSPSPRTQKVAFQLAQNWIRTNFDVYSRKSAMYEKYDINNGGQPGGGGEYEVQEGFGWTNGVALMLLDRYGDRLSSGAQTAFLLPHCLTAALLLSTLPH from the exons CCAGATTTACTGCTTTGGGGAGCTCCTGCACCAAGTTCAGATGGCCAAGCTCTACAAGGATGACAAGCAGTTTGTGGACATGCCACTGTCCTCAGCTCCAG ACCAAGTCCTGCAGCGCTTCAACAAGCTGGCGAACACCCACAACCACAGTATCCCCCAGCAGCAGCTGCAGGCTTTCCTGCAAGAACACTTCCGAACCGTGGGGCAGGAGCTAGAGCCCTGGGCACCTGAAGACTGGAAGGACAG CCCCCGGTTCCTCCAGAAGATCTCCGACTCCAAGCTGCGAGCATGGGCAGGGCAGTTGCACCAGCTCTGGAGGAAGCTGGGAAAGAAG GTGAAGCCAGAGGTCCTCCAGCACCCCGACCGTTTCTCTCTGATCTACTCACAACACCCCTTCATTGTGCCTGGCGGGCGCTTTCTCGAGTTCTACTACTG GGACTCCTACTGGGTGATGGAGGGTCTGCTCCTCTCTGAGATGGCCCAGACGGTGAAGGGCATGCTGCAGAACTTCCTGGACCTGGTGCAAAT CTATGGTCATGTTCCTAACGGGGCCCGCGTGTACTACCTGCAGCGCAGCCAGCCCCCACTCCTGACCCTCATGATGGACCGCTACGTGACTCACACCAATGACACTGCCTTCCTACG GGACAACATTGGGACCCTAGCCTTGGAATTGGCCTTCTGGACTGAGAACAAGAACATCTCTGTGAGCTTGTGGGGAAAGAGCTATGTGCTGAATCGCTACTATGTCCCTTACGGGGGACCCAG ACCAGAGTCCTACAGCAAAGATGCAGAGCTGGCAAACACTGTGCCAGAAG GGGGCCGGGAGGCTCTGCTGGCTGAGCTCAAGGCTGGTGCCGAGTCTGGCTGGGACTTCTCTTCACGCTGGTTCATCGGAGGCCTAAACCCGGACTTACTTAGCAGCATCCGAACCAGCAAATTCGTGCCTGTTGACCTTAATGCCTTCCTATGCCAAGCAGAGGAGCTAATGAGCAAATTCTACACCAGCTTGG GGAATGACGCTCAAGCCACAAAGTACAGAAACTTGCGGGAACAGCGCTTGGCCGCCATGAAGGCCATTCTGTGGGATGAGGAGAAAGGTGCTTGGTTTGACTACGACCTTGAAAACGGAAAGAAGAACCAAGAGTTTTACCCATCCAACCTCACTCCTCTCTGGGCTGGCTGCTTCTCCGACCCAGCTGTCTTGGACAAGGCTCTGAAATACCTGGAG GACAACCAGATCCTGACCTACCAACATGGAATCCCAACCTCTCTCAGGAACACGGGCCAGCAGTGGGACTTCCCCAATGCCTGGGCCCCCCTACAGGACCTGGTCATCAGAG GTCTGGCCAAGTCTCCTTCACCCAGGACCCAGAAAGTGGCGTTCCAGCTGGCACAGAATTGGATCCGAACCAACTTTGACGTCTACTCCAGAAAGTCAGCCATGTACGAGAAG TATGACATCAACAACGGTGGACAGCCGGGTGGTGGAGGCGAGTATGAAGTTCAG GAGGGGTTTGGCTGGACCAATGGAGTGGCCCTGATGCTCCTGGACCGCTATGGTGACAGGCTGAGCTCAGGGGCCCAGACAGCTTTCCTGCTGCCCCACTGCCTCACAGCTGCCCTTCTGCTTAGCACCCTGCCACACTGA